Proteins encoded together in one Myxocyprinus asiaticus isolate MX2 ecotype Aquarium Trade chromosome 21, UBuf_Myxa_2, whole genome shotgun sequence window:
- the LOC127411759 gene encoding cytochrome c oxidase assembly protein COX20, mitochondrial: protein MTEEGGKSQGIKILGIIDIQNTPCARESILHGAGGSLVAGLVHFLATSRVKRSFDVGLAGFMLTTLGSWLYCRFNNAKLRVQQRIIQDGIKNKVIYEGTNLDPTRKTR from the exons ATGACCGAAGAGGGTGGCAAGAGCCAG ggcaTAAAGATCCTTGGCATCATTGATATTCAGAACACTCCATGTGCTCGGGAATCTATTCTGCATGGTGCAGGTGGATCACTAGTGGCAGGTTTAGTGCACTTTTTGGCAACAA GTAGAGTAAAGAGGTCGTTTGATGTGGGTCTCGCAGGATTTATGCTTACAACACTGGGTTCATG gTTGTACTGCAGATTTAATAATGCCAAGCTACGTGTTCAACAGAGAATCATTCAAGACGGCATAAAGAATAAAGTCATATATGAAGGGacaaatttagaccctacacgcAAAACAAGATAA